The Symphalangus syndactylus isolate Jambi chromosome 8, NHGRI_mSymSyn1-v2.1_pri, whole genome shotgun sequence genome includes a window with the following:
- the MARS2 gene encoding methionine--tRNA ligase, mitochondrial, with protein sequence MRLSHVLSEHRLLRWRPVCTMLRTSVLRLLGRTGASRLSLLEDFGLRYYSSGSLSARDDACDARAYFTTPIFYVNAAPHIGHLYSALLADALCRHRRLRGPSTTATRFSTGTDEHGLKIQQAAATAGLAPTELCDRVSEQFQQLFQEAGISCTDFIRTTEARHRVAVQHFWGVLKSRGLLYKGVYEGWYCASDECFLPEAKVTRQPGPSGDSFPVSLESGHPVSWTKEENYIFRLSQFREPLQRWLRGNPQAITPEPFHHVVLQWLDEELPDLSVSRRSSHLHWGIPVPGDDSQTIYVWLDALVNYLTVIGYPNAEFKSWWPATSHIIGKDILKFHAIYWPAFLLGAGMSPPQRIYVHSHWTVCGQKMSKSLGNVVDPRTCLNRYTVDGFRYFLLRQGVPNWDCDYYDEKVVKLLNSELADALGGLLNRCTAKRINPSETYPAFCTTCFPSEPGLVGPSVRAQAEDYALVSAVATLPKQVADHYGNFQIYKALEAVSSCVRQTNGFVQRHAPWKLNWESPVDAPWLGTVLHVALECLRVFGTLLQPVTPSLADKLLSRLGVSASERSLGELYFLPRFYGHPCPFEGRRLGPETGLLFPRLDQSRTWLVKAHRT encoded by the coding sequence ATGCGCCTCTCACACGTGCTGTCAGAACACCGCCTCCTCCGCTGGCGGCCGGTCTGCACCATGCTGCGAACGTCTGTCCTTCGGCTGCTAGGACGCACGGGGGCTAGTAGGCTCTCTCTCCTGGAGGACTTCGGCCTACGCTACTACAGTTCGGGCTCCCTCAGTGCCCGCGATGATGCTTGTGATGCGCGCGCCTACTTCACTACACCCATTTTCTACGTGAACGCGGCGCCGCACATCGGGCACCTGTACTCGGCACTACTGGCGGACGCCTTATGCCGCCACCGTCGCCTCCGAGGTCCCAGCACGACCGCCACGCGATTCTCCACTGGTACCGACGAGCACGGGCTGAAGATTCAGCAGGCAGCAGCTACTGCGGGCCTGGCCCCGACCGAGCTGTGCGACCGAGTCTCTGAGCAGTTCCAGCAGCTTTTCCAGGAGGCCGGTATCTCCTGCACTGATTTCATCCGCACCACGGAGGCCCGGCACCGGGTGGCTGTGCAGCACTTCTGGGGAGTGCTTAAGTCGCGCGGTCTGCTCTACAAGGGCGTCTATGAAGGTTGGTATTGCGCCTCCGACGAGTGCTTCCTGCCTGAGGCCAAGGTCACCCGGCAGCCGGGCCCATCGGGGGATTCGTTTCCTGTATCTCTCGAGAGCGGGCATCCAGTATCCTGGACCAAGGAAGAAAACTACATTTTCAGGCTTTCCCAGTTCCGGGAGCCACTCCAGCGGTGGCTGCGGGGCAACCCTCAGGCGATTACTCCCGAACCgtttcatcacgtagttcttcaGTGGCTGGACGAGGAGCTGCCCGACCTGTCCGTGTCTCGCAGAAGTAGCCACTTGCACTGGGGCATTCCGGTGCCCGGGGATGATTCGCAGACCATCTATGTATGGCTGGATGCCCTGGTCAACTACCTCACTGTAATTGGCTACCCAAATGCTGAGTTCAAATCTTGGTGGCCGGCCACCTCTCATATCATAGGTAAGGACATTCTCAAATTCCATGCCATCTATTGGCCTGCCTTCCTCTTAGGGGCCGGCATGAGCCCGCCACAGCGCATCTATGTCCATTCCCACTGGACAGTCTGTGGCCAAAAGATGTCCAAGAGCTTGGGCAACGTGGTGGATCCTAGGACTTGCCTTAACCGCTATACTGTGGATGGCTTCCGCTACTTTCTCCTTCGGCAGGGCGTCCCCAACTGGGACTGTGACTACTATGATGAAAAGGTGGTTAAGTTGCTGAACTCCGAGCTGGCAGATGCCTTGGGAGGTCTCTTGAACCGATGCACTGCCAAAAGAATAAATCCTTCTGAGACCTACCCAGCCTTCTGCACTACCTGCTTCCCTAGTGAGCCAGGGTTGGTGGGGCCATCAGTTCGTGCTCAGGCAGAGGATTACGCTCTGGTGAGCGCAGTGGCCACTTTGCCAAAGCAGGTAGCAGACCACTATGGTAACTTTCAGATATATAAGGCTCTGGAGGCCGTGTCCAGCTGTGTCCGGCAAACTAATGGTTTTGTCCAAAGGCATGCACCATGGAAGCTGAACTGGGAGAGCCCAGTGGATGCTCCCTGGCTGGGTACTGTGCTTCATGTGGCCTTGGAATGTTTGCGAGTCTTTGGGACTTTGTTGCAGCCTGTCACCCCAAGCCTAGCTGACAAgctgctgtccaggctgggggTCTCTGCCTCAGAGAGGAGTCTTGGAGAGCTCTATTTCTTGCCTCGATTCTATGGACATCCATGCCCTTTTGAAGGGAGGAGGCTGGGACCTGAAACTGGGCTTTTGTTTCCAAGACTAGACCAGTCCAGGACTTGGCTGGTGAAAGCCCACCGGACCTAG